Within Candidatus Cloacimonadota bacterium, the genomic segment AATATATAATGAAAAAGGAGAAAAATAATGAGCCTGATCGAAATAAACAACCTGACAAAATATTATGGAAAATTTAAAGCTTTAGATGATGTTTCTCTATCCATTCCGGAAGGAAGAATAATCGGGCTTTTGGGAAAAAACGGAGCCGGAAAATCAACTTTGATGCGTTGTATGTTGGGATTTCTAAAATACAAAGGTGAGATCGAATATTCTGGAGAGCCGGTCAAACTGTATAAAGAATCGATCTTTAATCATCTTGCTTTTATCCCCGATGTGAACAGTCTTGATGATCGTTTGACTGTTCAGCAGACAATCGATTATGTTTCTGCTCTGAATCCTTCCTGGAATTCCGAAAGAGCGAATTCTCTGATGGTAAAAAGCGATCTTCCTATCAAACAAAAAATAAAAAATCTTTCCAAAGGGATGAAAACAAAATTGTATTTGCTGCTCACTCTTTCGATGGATGTTAAAGTTCTTCTTTTAGATGAACCGACTTTAGGTCTCGATATTGTTTTCCGGAAAGAATTTTTTAATATGATTCTCGGAGAATTTTTCGATGAATCCAAAACCATTATCATTTCTACTCATCAAGTGGAGGAAGTGGAACACATTTTACAGGATATAATCTTCATAGATAAAGGAAAGATTAATCTACACGAAAATATCGATGAATTGAAAAGTAAATATAAGATCGTAACCATTCCGGATGAAAGAAAGGAAGAACTGGAAAGGTTCAATCCAAAACTCGTAACGAAAAC encodes:
- a CDS encoding ABC transporter ATP-binding protein produces the protein MSLIEINNLTKYYGKFKALDDVSLSIPEGRIIGLLGKNGAGKSTLMRCMLGFLKYKGEIEYSGEPVKLYKESIFNHLAFIPDVNSLDDRLTVQQTIDYVSALNPSWNSERANSLMVKSDLPIKQKIKNLSKGMKTKLYLLLTLSMDVKVLLLDEPTLGLDIVFRKEFFNMILGEFFDESKTIIISTHQVEEVEHILQDIIFIDKGKINLHENIDELKSKYKIVTIPDERKEELERFNPKLVTKTLGHFSAIVDNNIEIEDASYGRPSLSDLFFATVGGSDE